One genomic segment of Hevea brasiliensis isolate MT/VB/25A 57/8 unplaced genomic scaffold, ASM3005281v1 Scaf31, whole genome shotgun sequence includes these proteins:
- the LOC110653961 gene encoding putative receptor-like protein kinase At3g47110: protein MAHPANLLAPWPSTLHVHLIVLFSMSILSLQPEICLCNMGNETDRISLLEFKVKIATDPYGILSSWNDSVNFCKWHGITCSSKHHRVASLKLQGMRLSGTISSYTGNLTFLRFLNLADNRFYGEIPQEVGRLFRLRLHKRLHNLSDNTLRGEIQSTSAFVQSSSEKLLIMVLSGWKVIFAGWYHEGNFLQGPIPPSLVSLRGLQRLDLSRNNLSRKILKEIEKLPFLEYLNLSFNNLEGEVPTKGVLNNITAVLLVGNKNLCGGASKSFIAECKALRNIRHRNLVKILTYCSRIDFKGNDFKALVYDFMANGSLEMWLHPQEDGINQSRNLNLLQRLHVAIDLSSAMHYLHGLCETPIIHCDLKPSNILLDTYMIAHVGRRPTDEVFIDGLNLHNFFRSKLPRRVMQLLDPKLIATGEIRAEEIVEDNKSDDGQNEIQENNVNIENLKLQGSNVQKCVVLVLKIELACSAELPADRMNMSDVTRKLNIITEAFVRARTH from the exons ATGGCACATCCAGCCAACTTGTTAGCACCTTGGCCTTCAACCCTTCATGTTCATCTCATTGTCTTATTTTCTATGAGCATACTCAGCTTGCAACCTGAGATTTGTCTCTGCAATATGGGAAATGAGACCGATCGTATTTCACTTTTGGAGTTCAAAGTCAAGATAGCCACAGATCCGTATGGAATCTTGAGCTCATGGAACGATTCTGTCAACTTCTGCAAATGGCATGGGATTACTTGTAGCTCAAAACACCATAGAGTTGCGTCTCTAAAACTGCAAGGGATGAGGCTATCAGGCACCATATCTTCATATACAGGGAACCTCACCTTCTTAAGGTTCCTCAACCTTGCTGACAACAGATTTTATGGGGAAATCCCCCAGGAAGTTGGCCGTCTGTTTCGTCTAAGACTTCATAAAAGACTTCATAACCTGTCGGACAACACATTGAGAGGAGAAATTCAATCAACATCAGCTTTTGTTCAGAGCTCAAGT GAGAAGCTTTTGATTATGGTTTTAAGTGGATGGAAGGTGATATTTGCTGGTTGGTATCATGAG GGTAACTTTCTCCAAGGACCCATTCCTCCATCCCTTGTGTCCTTGAGGGGTCTCCAACGCTTAGACCTGTCAAGAAACAACTTATCAAGAAAGATTCTAAAAGAGATAGAAAAGCTTCCTTTTTTGGAATATCTGAATCTCTCTTTCAATAATCTTGAGGGTGAGGTACCAACAAAGGGAGTGCTCAACAATATAACGGCAGTTTTACTTGTTGGAAACAAAAATCTTTGTGGAG GAGCTTCTAAGAGCTTCATTGCTGAGTGCAAAGCATTGCGAAACATCAGACATCGAAATCTAGTGAAGATTTTGACGTATTGCTCTAGGATTGATTTTAAAGGCAATGACTTCAAAGCTCTGGTGTATGATTTCATGGCGAATGGAAGTTTGGAAATGTGGTTGCATCCACAAGAAGATGGTATTAATCAGTCAAGGAATTTAAACCTTCTTCAAAGGCTTCATGTTGCCATTGATTTGTCATCAGCAATGCATTACCTTCATGGCCTTTGTGAAACACCAATCATTCATTGCGACCTAAAGCCAAGCAATATTCTGCTCGACACATACATGATTGCTCATGTTG GACGAAGACCAACTGATGAAGTGTTCATAGATGGTTTGAATCTCCACAACTTTTTTAGGTCCAAGCTACCAAGACGAGTGATGCAGCTTCTAGATCCCAAGCTTATTGCAACAGGAGAAATTAGAGCAGAAGAAATTGTTGAAGACAACAAAAGTGATGATGGTCAAAATGAAATCCAAGAAAATAATGTGaatattgaaaatttgaaattacagGGAAGCAATGTGCAAAAATGTGTTGTATTAGTCCTCAAAATAGAACTAGCATGCTCAGCAGAACTACCAGCAGATCGAATGAATATGAGCGATGTCACAAGAAAACTTAACATAATCACAGAGGCTTTTGTTCGTGCAAGGACTCATTAA